A genome region from Halarchaeum grantii includes the following:
- the thiE gene encoding thiamine phosphate synthase, whose protein sequence is MNIDTYLVTQGSRSRGRTTEDVVAAAIRGGVDVVQLREKGASARERYHLGRALREQTREADVTFLVNDRVDIAAAIEADGVHLGDEDLPVAAARERLGDDAVVGRSVSTVEGARRAVQAGADYLGVGAVYATDSKDVREEHAEVGPDRVAAIADAVDVPIVGIGGITPANAPDVIRAGADGVAVVSAITAADDPEAATRELKTAVENA, encoded by the coding sequence GTGAATATCGACACGTACCTCGTCACGCAGGGCAGCCGCTCGCGCGGGCGCACCACCGAGGACGTCGTCGCGGCCGCGATTCGCGGCGGCGTGGACGTCGTCCAGCTCCGCGAGAAGGGTGCGAGCGCGCGCGAGCGCTACCACCTCGGGCGCGCGCTCCGCGAGCAGACCCGCGAGGCGGACGTGACGTTCCTCGTCAACGACCGCGTGGACATCGCGGCCGCCATCGAGGCGGACGGCGTCCACCTCGGCGACGAGGACCTGCCGGTCGCGGCCGCCCGCGAGAGGCTGGGCGACGACGCCGTCGTCGGCCGCTCCGTCTCCACCGTCGAGGGCGCGCGCCGCGCCGTCCAGGCGGGCGCGGACTACCTCGGCGTCGGCGCCGTCTACGCCACCGACTCGAAGGACGTCCGCGAGGAACACGCCGAGGTCGGGCCCGATCGCGTGGCCGCCATCGCGGACGCCGTCGACGTCCCCATCGTCGGTATCGGCGGCATCACGCCCGCGAACGCCCCGGACGTGATTCGGGCGGGCGCGGACGGCGTCGCCGTCGTCTCCGCGATCACCGCCGCCGACGACCCCGAGGCGGCGACCCGCGAGCTCAAAACAGCCGTCGAGAACGCATGA
- the thiM gene encoding hydroxyethylthiazole kinase: MTTDFTLTETLDSIAADQPLVNCVTNAVTVNDVANVTLYWGGLPVMSDDAREVDDMVAGAQGCLLNMGTVSEAGEEAMLTAGRAASEHGVPLVVDPVGVGATPTRDRVAERLVTELDPTVVKGNYGEISALAGADADVRGVESVGEYAAVAESAVSLARDTGAVVVASGETDVVATDAAAYEVESGDPMLGSVVGTGCMLGVTLATFAGALENIETAALAGTLAFGVAGEAAARGAFGDYEGPASYRTAFLDAVAGLGDVEHPDPDDRVTRVLDADA; encoded by the coding sequence ATGACTACTGACTTCACCCTCACCGAGACGCTCGACAGCATCGCCGCCGACCAACCCCTCGTGAACTGCGTGACGAACGCCGTCACCGTCAACGACGTCGCGAACGTCACGCTCTACTGGGGCGGCCTCCCCGTGATGTCGGACGACGCCCGCGAGGTCGACGACATGGTCGCGGGCGCGCAGGGCTGTCTCCTCAACATGGGGACGGTGAGCGAGGCGGGGGAAGAAGCGATGCTGACCGCGGGGCGCGCCGCGAGCGAGCACGGCGTCCCGCTCGTCGTCGACCCCGTCGGCGTCGGCGCGACCCCGACGCGCGACCGGGTCGCCGAGCGCCTCGTCACCGAGCTCGACCCGACGGTCGTCAAGGGCAACTACGGCGAGATAAGCGCGCTCGCGGGCGCTGACGCCGACGTGCGCGGCGTCGAATCCGTGGGGGAGTACGCGGCCGTCGCCGAGTCGGCGGTGTCGCTCGCGCGCGACACCGGTGCCGTGGTGGTGGCCTCCGGCGAGACGGACGTCGTCGCGACCGACGCGGCCGCCTACGAGGTCGAGTCGGGCGACCCGATGCTCGGGTCCGTCGTCGGCACCGGGTGCATGCTCGGCGTGACGCTCGCGACGTTCGCGGGCGCGCTCGAGAACATCGAAACAGCGGCGCTCGCGGGGACGCTCGCGTTCGGCGTCGCGGGCGAGGCCGCCGCGCGCGGCGCGTTCGGCGACTACGAGGGGCCGGCGAGCTACCGGACAGCGTTCCTCGATGCGGTCGCCGGCCTCGGGGACGTCGAGCATCCCGACCCCGACGACAGGGTCACGCGCGTCCTCGACGCGGACGCCTGA
- a CDS encoding Hsp20/alpha crystallin family protein, whose protein sequence is MSRRNPFDDIDRLFDRLNRQFEEAAERIESEQSGSLGGFAVDVAETDDDFVVTVDLPGFEKEDVDVRVQDQTLAITAEHTAESEEEGEEEGQYIRRERSSRTFSRRLDLPEPIDESAVSATMKNGVLTVTLSKADDSGGHTIEVE, encoded by the coding sequence ATGTCCCGACGCAATCCCTTCGACGACATCGACCGGCTCTTCGACCGACTCAACCGCCAGTTCGAGGAGGCCGCAGAGCGCATCGAGAGCGAGCAGAGCGGTTCGCTCGGCGGGTTCGCCGTCGACGTCGCGGAGACCGACGACGACTTCGTCGTCACCGTCGACCTCCCCGGCTTCGAGAAGGAGGACGTCGACGTCCGCGTGCAGGACCAGACGCTCGCCATCACCGCCGAACACACGGCGGAGAGCGAGGAAGAGGGCGAGGAGGAGGGGCAGTACATCCGCCGCGAGCGCAGCAGCCGCACCTTCTCGCGACGCCTCGACCTCCCCGAGCCCATCGACGAGAGCGCCGTCTCCGCGACGATGAAGAACGGCGTCCTCACCGTCACGCTCTCGAAGGCCGACGACTCCGGCGGCCACACCATCGAAGTCGAGTAA
- a CDS encoding aldo/keto reductase, giving the protein MSEFHRLGLGTYRNTDPDACRTAVETALEAGYRHVDTAQMYDNESYVGEGIAAADVAREDVFLATKLDTDNLARDAVHESSAASLERLDTDYVDLLYVHWPIDSYDAAETLPALDTLRTEGAIRNVGLSNFTPELLDEAIETLDAPVFAHQVEMHPLLQQEALHERAVADDHWLVAYCPVARGQVADVPELVELGEKHDATPYQVSLAWLLSKENVAAIPKATSKQHIVENYGALDVELSEADVAKIDRIEREERLVDFPAAPWN; this is encoded by the coding sequence ATGAGCGAGTTCCACCGACTCGGCCTCGGGACGTACCGGAACACCGACCCCGACGCCTGTCGGACCGCCGTCGAGACGGCGCTCGAGGCGGGCTATCGACACGTCGACACCGCCCAGATGTACGACAACGAGAGCTACGTCGGCGAGGGAATCGCGGCCGCCGACGTCGCGCGCGAGGACGTCTTCCTCGCGACGAAACTCGACACCGACAACCTCGCGCGCGACGCCGTCCACGAGTCGAGCGCGGCAAGCCTCGAGCGACTCGATACCGACTATGTCGACCTCCTCTACGTCCACTGGCCCATCGACAGCTACGACGCCGCGGAGACCCTGCCCGCGCTCGACACCCTCCGCACCGAGGGCGCGATCCGGAACGTCGGCCTCTCGAACTTCACGCCTGAGCTGCTCGACGAGGCCATCGAGACGCTCGACGCGCCCGTCTTCGCCCATCAGGTCGAGATGCATCCGCTCCTCCAGCAGGAGGCCCTCCACGAGCGCGCCGTCGCGGACGACCACTGGCTCGTCGCCTACTGCCCGGTCGCGCGCGGGCAGGTCGCGGACGTCCCCGAACTCGTCGAACTCGGCGAGAAACACGACGCGACGCCGTATCAGGTGTCGCTCGCGTGGCTGCTCTCGAAGGAGAACGTCGCCGCCATCCCGAAAGCCACCTCGAAACAGCACATCGTCGAGAACTACGGCGCGCTCGACGTCGAACTCTCCGAGGCGGACGTCGCGAAGATCGACCGGATCGAGCGCGAGGAGCGCCTCGTCGACTTCCCCGCCGCACCCTGGAACTAG